The genomic region GACAGGCCCCCGGACTTAGCATTACcggtatattcttttttttaaaaaaaattagttttaaaatttattataaaaagataaacaaatttattttcaagaGCTTGAAACAAATAAAACTTAACAGGTCATGTCATAAGAAAAATGCATCCGAGCAACTGCAATATTAAATGTTCTGAGTAATAGCCCCGTAAACACTTATTAATAAGCTTGAAACACCAAATATGTCTCATACAGGATTTGTTCCTTGTGTAAGCGAGCAACGCTAGTTCAGACTTTCTTGTTCTTCAAAAGTTTTGTACAATTTTAACATAACTAGCTCTTCCTGCATTATAATCTTGACGATATTCATCTCTGACCTGACCACCCGATTTCCCTCTTCCGTATTGCCTGCCCTCCTTAAAGCCGGCATCCCAGTCAGTCCTGATGATTCGATCATCTAGCCGTGTTCCATTAATAAACCTCATAGCTTGCTCTGCATCTGCTCTTGTATAGTATTCCACGAAACAGAATCCACATGCAGTTTTCTTCACTTTATCAAGCTCCATTACGATTTTCTTCACATCTCCACTTTTGCTAAAGAGTTCATAGATCTGTTCTTCTGTGGTATAAAAAGACAGGTTTCCAACGTACAGTGTAAAACCGTTTTTTAGCAGCTTTTCCTGATCAAATCTGTTGCCCCTGAAGTGCTGGTCTTGGTATTCCCTCAGCTCTACATAAGAGTCACTTCTCAACACGCTCAATGACATCATTTCACTTCACCGGAATACACCCTCATTACCGGTATATCCTAGTGCTCCTCTCATCCATACCTGCCCTCCAGCTAATGCTGGACTAAGTGTTGAGGCCCAGAGATAAAAGTAAGTTGAACACGTAGCAAGGTAGTGAACAGCTCCTGACTGTGAAGCATTTGTCTTAGTTGTTCTGAGGGATTCCTCTCTTTGTCCAAAGCACTTTAAATAATCCTAATAAGAGAACTAGGATGCACTGTAGGCAGAGAGGAGAATCCCACAGAGCAACTAAGACAAATGCTTCACAGTCAGAAGCTGTGATGGAAGTCAGTACTGTACTACTTACCAAAACATTGCCGCGCTTCTTCTTAGTGACTCTAGCCGTTGCTTTAGCGCTCCACATAAAGGCGGTGCTGAGT from Bombina bombina isolate aBomBom1 chromosome 2, aBomBom1.pri, whole genome shotgun sequence harbors:
- the LOC128648777 gene encoding nuclear cap-binding protein subunit 2-like, whose amino-acid sequence is MMSLSVLRSDSYVELREYQDQHFRGNRFDQEKLLKNGFTLYVGNLSFYTTEEQIYELFSKSGDVKKIVMELDKVKKTACGFCFVEYYTRADAEQAMRFINGTRLDDRIIRTDWDAGFKEGRQYGRGKSGGQVRDEYRQDYNAGRASYVKIVQNF